One segment of Bradyrhizobium sp. CB2312 DNA contains the following:
- a CDS encoding acyl-CoA dehydrogenase family protein — MPKPVTAQPKHVAAEPSGLLAPDTTGMNFYRADPALTDLLRIHLPDNLFRHIEPHLDRLGELAGGHLDECARLADRHTPVLHQRDKFGRDVQWIEYHPAYRELENAAFGEFGIHALSIRKGIMGWPDKYPVVAKHAFTILFNQTEFGMGCPINVTDGCAKLLATFGDEALKAKYLDGLTSTDMSKLTQGGQFMTEKEGGSDVGTLTTRAVQEGDHWRLYGEKWFCSNADAKVVMLLARPEGAGPGTRGVGLFLMPRFLDDGAQNHYRIVRLKDKLGTRSMASGEIKLEGAIAYAVGKLDRGFVQMAEMVNSSRLSNGVKSTALMRRAYHDAMTVAKNRVVFGSRIIDLPLGRRQMLKIMLPVEQALSMSFLTADALDRAEAGSQDAAALLRILTPTLKFRATRDARKVCGDALEMRGGIGYIEEFATPRLLRDAHLGSVWEGTGNIVAIDALRRAVGRHGAESALAADLHARLDDSVSVPQAWRDNLRGLTGRAVGFAREVAGKSENEADARRATSLLYHVASAVALAWEAHRIHAMRGDARRLLLSRLVIDHRVTPSDPFRLTENAAQAKIAALLLGDRDAGMSEVGELVLAA; from the coding sequence ATGCCCAAGCCGGTCACAGCGCAGCCGAAACATGTCGCGGCCGAGCCATCGGGCCTGCTGGCGCCCGATACCACGGGCATGAATTTCTACCGCGCCGATCCCGCGTTGACGGACCTTTTACGCATCCATCTGCCGGACAATCTGTTCCGCCACATCGAGCCGCATCTCGACCGCCTCGGCGAGCTCGCCGGCGGTCATCTCGACGAATGCGCGCGGCTGGCCGACAGGCACACGCCGGTGCTGCACCAGCGCGACAAGTTCGGCCGCGACGTGCAGTGGATCGAATATCACCCGGCCTATCGCGAGCTGGAGAACGCCGCATTCGGCGAGTTCGGCATCCACGCGCTCTCGATCCGCAAGGGCATCATGGGCTGGCCGGACAAATATCCTGTCGTCGCCAAGCACGCCTTCACCATCCTGTTCAACCAGACCGAATTCGGCATGGGCTGCCCGATCAACGTCACCGACGGCTGCGCCAAGCTGCTCGCAACTTTCGGCGACGAGGCGCTGAAAGCAAAGTATCTCGACGGCCTGACCTCGACCGACATGAGCAAGCTGACGCAAGGCGGCCAGTTCATGACCGAGAAGGAGGGCGGCTCCGATGTCGGCACGCTGACGACGCGCGCGGTGCAGGAAGGCGACCATTGGCGGCTCTACGGCGAGAAATGGTTCTGCTCGAATGCCGACGCCAAGGTGGTGATGCTGCTCGCGCGCCCTGAAGGCGCGGGCCCCGGCACGCGCGGTGTCGGCCTGTTCCTGATGCCACGCTTCCTCGACGACGGCGCGCAGAACCACTACCGGATCGTGCGCCTGAAGGACAAGCTCGGCACCCGCTCGATGGCATCAGGTGAGATCAAGCTGGAAGGCGCGATCGCCTACGCCGTCGGCAAGCTCGACCGCGGCTTCGTGCAGATGGCCGAGATGGTGAACTCCTCGCGGCTCTCCAACGGCGTCAAGTCCACCGCGCTGATGCGCCGCGCCTATCATGACGCCATGACGGTGGCGAAGAACCGCGTGGTGTTCGGCAGCCGCATCATCGACCTGCCGCTCGGACGGCGGCAGATGCTGAAGATCATGCTGCCGGTCGAGCAGGCGCTGTCGATGAGCTTTCTCACCGCTGACGCGCTGGACCGCGCGGAAGCCGGCAGCCAGGATGCTGCGGCGCTTCTGCGCATCCTGACGCCGACACTGAAATTCCGCGCGACGCGCGATGCGCGAAAGGTCTGCGGCGATGCGCTCGAGATGCGCGGCGGCATCGGCTATATCGAGGAGTTCGCGACGCCGCGCCTGCTGCGCGACGCGCATCTCGGCTCGGTCTGGGAAGGCACCGGCAATATCGTCGCCATTGATGCTCTCCGTCGCGCCGTCGGCCGCCACGGCGCCGAATCCGCACTCGCCGCCGACCTGCACGCGCGGCTCGATGACAGTGTCTCCGTGCCGCAGGCCTGGCGCGACAATTTGCGCGGGCTCACCGGTCGTGCCGTCGGCTTCGCGCGCGAGGTCGCGGGCAAATCCGAGAATGAGGCCGACGCGCGCCGCGCCACCAGCCTGCTCTATCATGTCGCCAGCGCCGTCGCGCTCGCCTGGGAAGCGCATCGCATCCACGCAATGCGCGGCGATGCGCGCCGGTTGCTGCTGTCGCGCCTCGTCATCGACCATCGCGTGACGCCGAGCGATCCGTTCCGGCTGACGGAAAATGCGGCGCAGGCGAAGATCGCGGCGCTGCTGCTGGGTGATCGCGATGCCGGCATGAGCGAGGTTGGCGAACTGGTTCTGGCAGCGTAG
- a CDS encoding Rieske (2Fe-2S) protein, translating into MARHVIAAVDELPPGTRKFLEIDGRPIAVFNIKGEYFGLMNRCPHQGAALCEGPLIGLAQSSNPGEIEYTKLGEIIRCPWHGWEFDIRTGQSYCDPRRFRVKAYPAHVEPGASVVKGPYVAETIPVKVESDYVVVEL; encoded by the coding sequence ATGGCGCGGCATGTGATTGCCGCGGTCGATGAGCTTCCGCCGGGCACGCGAAAATTTCTGGAGATCGACGGCCGGCCGATCGCGGTCTTCAACATCAAGGGCGAATATTTCGGCCTGATGAACCGCTGCCCGCATCAGGGCGCGGCGCTGTGCGAGGGTCCGCTGATCGGCCTCGCGCAGTCGAGCAATCCCGGCGAGATCGAATATACCAAGCTGGGTGAGATCATTCGCTGCCCGTGGCACGGCTGGGAGTTCGACATCCGCACCGGCCAGTCCTATTGCGACCCCCGCCGCTTCCGCGTGAAGGCCTATCCGGCCCATGTCGAGCCGGGCGCGAGCGTGGTGAAGGGGCCGTATGTTGCGGAGACGATCCCGGTGAAGGTCGAGAGCGATTACGTGGTGGTGGAGCTGTAG
- a CDS encoding transcriptional regulator GcvA, giving the protein MTARLPSLNGLRAFEAAARHLSFTLAASELNVTQTAISHQIRRLEEELGIRLFIRQNRALALTPEARDYLPGVRAAFNDLRLATDRLLRKDDDKVLTVSTLASLAAKWLLPRLTDFQEQHPGIDVRITTSTSLVDFQRDNVDAAIRYGRGQWPGLRADWLMADELFPVCSPSLLRGDKPLRQPEDLRGYPLLHTSNANSDDWRLWLTAAGLPADIARQPGITFDMIFMTIQAAIDGIGVAMGRTSYVQDDIAKGRLVVPFKIALPADAGFYLVAPEGRREAPKLAAFRQWLVAATQNKA; this is encoded by the coding sequence ATGACTGCCAGATTGCCTTCCCTGAACGGATTGCGGGCGTTTGAGGCCGCTGCGCGCCATCTCAGCTTCACGCTGGCGGCGTCGGAGCTGAACGTGACCCAGACCGCGATCAGCCATCAGATCCGGCGGCTCGAGGAGGAGCTCGGCATCCGCCTGTTCATCCGGCAGAACCGCGCGCTGGCGCTGACGCCGGAGGCGCGCGACTACCTCCCGGGCGTCCGCGCCGCCTTCAACGACCTGCGTCTTGCCACCGACCGCCTGCTGCGCAAGGACGACGACAAGGTGCTGACGGTCTCGACCTTGGCATCGCTCGCCGCCAAATGGCTGCTGCCGCGGCTGACCGATTTCCAGGAGCAGCATCCCGGCATCGACGTCCGGATCACGACATCGACGAGCCTCGTCGACTTCCAGCGCGACAACGTCGATGCCGCGATCCGCTACGGCCGCGGGCAATGGCCGGGCCTACGCGCCGACTGGCTGATGGCCGACGAGTTGTTTCCGGTGTGCAGCCCGTCACTGCTGCGCGGCGACAAGCCGCTGCGCCAGCCCGAGGATCTGCGCGGCTATCCGCTGCTGCACACCTCCAACGCCAACAGCGACGATTGGCGGCTGTGGCTGACCGCGGCTGGCCTGCCGGCCGATATCGCGCGGCAGCCCGGCATCACCTTCGACATGATCTTCATGACCATCCAGGCCGCGATCGACGGCATTGGCGTTGCGATGGGGCGGACCTCCTACGTCCAGGACGACATCGCCAAGGGCCGGCTGGTCGTCCCCTTCAAGATCGCGCTGCCAGCCGATGCCGGCTTCTACCTGGTTGCGCCGGAGGGCCGCCGCGAGGCGCCGAAGCTTGCCGCCTTCCGCCAATGGCTGGTCGCTGCAACGCAAAATAAAGCCTGA
- a CDS encoding MFS transporter, translating to MAGPTTNPPAIKSRIGAILRATSGNFLEQFDFFLFGFYAAAIGKAFFPSTNETASLLNTFGVFWLGALMRPVGAIVLGAYIDRIGRRQGLIVTLGIMAFGTVVIAFCPSYATIGIAAPVIVLIGRLLQGFSAGVELGGVSVYLAEISTPGNRGFYTSFQSSSQQVAIFVASILGYILSELMPADTVASWGWRIPFFVGCLIIPLIFFLRRTLEETPAFLAMKKHPTASEVFASALANWRIVILGMMIAILTTTTFYFVTVYTPTFGKTVLKLSTQDALLVTLLVAVTNFIWNPVGGALSDRIGRKPVLIAIATLALLTAYPALSWLVAAPTFGKLLAVEMMFSFYFGMYSGTMLGALVEIVPAHVRTTCFSLAFALAAALFGTFTPFASTWLIEQTGNKAAPGAWLMFAAVLGIIAALIVYRGGGKTVPTYDPVAEPVAGH from the coding sequence ATGGCTGGACCAACAACCAATCCGCCCGCAATCAAGTCGCGCATCGGCGCGATCCTGCGTGCCACTAGCGGCAATTTCCTGGAGCAGTTCGACTTCTTCCTGTTCGGCTTCTATGCCGCCGCGATCGGCAAGGCGTTCTTCCCCTCGACCAACGAGACCGCGTCCTTGCTCAATACGTTCGGCGTGTTCTGGCTCGGCGCGTTGATGCGCCCCGTCGGTGCGATCGTGCTGGGGGCCTATATCGACCGCATCGGCCGCCGCCAGGGGCTGATCGTCACGCTGGGAATCATGGCGTTCGGCACCGTCGTGATTGCGTTCTGCCCGAGCTATGCGACCATCGGCATCGCGGCGCCGGTCATCGTGCTGATCGGCCGCCTGCTGCAGGGTTTTTCGGCCGGCGTCGAGCTCGGCGGCGTGTCGGTCTATCTCGCGGAGATCTCGACACCAGGCAATCGCGGCTTCTACACCTCATTCCAGTCGTCGAGCCAGCAGGTCGCGATCTTCGTCGCCTCGATCCTCGGCTACATCCTCTCCGAACTGATGCCGGCCGATACCGTGGCGTCCTGGGGCTGGCGCATTCCCTTCTTCGTCGGCTGCCTGATCATTCCCCTGATCTTCTTCCTGCGGCGGACGCTGGAGGAAACGCCCGCATTCCTCGCGATGAAGAAGCATCCGACCGCGAGCGAGGTGTTCGCCTCTGCGCTCGCCAACTGGCGCATCGTCATCCTCGGCATGATGATCGCGATCCTGACCACGACGACGTTCTACTTCGTCACCGTGTACACCCCGACCTTCGGCAAGACCGTGCTGAAACTGTCGACGCAGGACGCGCTGCTGGTGACGCTGCTGGTCGCCGTCACCAATTTCATCTGGAATCCGGTCGGTGGCGCGCTGTCCGATCGCATCGGCCGCAAGCCGGTGCTGATCGCCATCGCGACCCTGGCACTGCTCACGGCCTATCCGGCGCTGTCCTGGCTGGTGGCGGCGCCGACCTTCGGCAAGCTGCTTGCGGTCGAGATGATGTTCTCGTTCTATTTCGGCATGTACAGCGGCACCATGCTCGGTGCCCTCGTCGAGATCGTGCCGGCGCATGTGCGCACCACCTGCTTTTCGCTGGCCTTCGCGCTCGCCGCCGCGCTGTTCGGCACCTTCACACCGTTCGCCTCGACCTGGTTGATCGAGCAGACCGGCAACAAGGCCGCACCCGGCGCCTGGCTGATGTTCGCGGCCGTGCTCGGCATCATCGCAGCGCTGATCGTCTATCGCGGCGGCGGCAAGACGGTGCCGACGTATGATCCGGTGGCGGAGCCGGTTGCTGGGCATTGA
- a CDS encoding amidohydrolase family protein, which produces MNIQFRESQEAASPLTTKTAIADCDIHPARATRTELYPYLAKRWQHHLEVYGVHAYQGMMEGPPYPKAQPNASRRDAYPPEGGPQGSSLSFMQEQLLDPNNVQLGVLNPLNTGQGIRNHELSAALCSAINDWQIDKWTSKDKRLKASIVVGNEDGLSAAAEIRERAGDKNFVQVLLLSRNVEPLGQRRYWPIYQAAEEAGLPVGVHAFGFGGNPITPSGWPSYYIEEMVGHSQCQQSALASLVLEGVFERFPKLKMVMIEAGFGWAPSLAWRLDKAWQRLRSEVPHVKRPPSEYIREQVWWTTQPMEDPERREDLFDVIKWIGWDRLLFATDYPHWDYDEPSRVLPAGVSESNREAFYLGNAKKLYGIAA; this is translated from the coding sequence ATGAATATTCAGTTCCGCGAGAGCCAAGAAGCCGCTTCCCCCCTGACGACGAAAACCGCGATTGCGGACTGTGACATCCATCCGGCACGCGCCACCCGCACCGAGCTCTATCCGTACCTCGCCAAACGCTGGCAGCATCATCTCGAAGTCTACGGCGTCCATGCCTATCAGGGCATGATGGAAGGCCCGCCCTATCCAAAAGCCCAGCCCAACGCCTCGCGTCGCGACGCCTATCCGCCGGAGGGTGGGCCGCAGGGCTCCTCGCTTTCCTTCATGCAGGAGCAGCTGCTCGATCCCAACAATGTCCAGCTTGGCGTGCTCAATCCACTCAACACGGGGCAGGGCATCCGCAATCACGAGCTTTCGGCTGCGCTGTGCTCGGCGATCAACGACTGGCAGATTGACAAATGGACCAGCAAGGACAAGCGGCTGAAGGCGTCGATCGTCGTCGGCAATGAGGACGGCCTGTCGGCCGCAGCCGAGATCCGCGAACGGGCCGGCGACAAGAATTTTGTGCAGGTTCTCTTACTCAGTCGCAATGTCGAGCCGCTCGGCCAGCGCCGCTACTGGCCGATCTATCAGGCCGCGGAAGAGGCCGGCCTTCCTGTCGGCGTGCACGCGTTTGGCTTCGGCGGCAACCCGATCACGCCGTCGGGCTGGCCGTCCTACTACATCGAGGAAATGGTCGGCCACTCGCAGTGCCAGCAATCGGCGTTGGCGAGCCTCGTACTCGAGGGCGTGTTCGAGCGCTTCCCAAAATTGAAGATGGTGATGATCGAAGCCGGCTTCGGCTGGGCACCGTCACTGGCGTGGCGGCTCGACAAGGCCTGGCAGCGGCTGCGCAGCGAGGTGCCGCATGTGAAGCGGCCGCCGTCCGAATATATCCGCGAGCAGGTGTGGTGGACGACGCAGCCGATGGAAGATCCTGAACGGCGCGAAGATCTGTTCGACGTCATCAAATGGATCGGCTGGGATCGGCTCTTGTTCGCGACCGACTATCCGCATTGGGATTATGACGAGCCGTCGCGCGTGCTGCCGGCGGGCGTCAGCGAATCCAATCGCGAGGCGTTCTATCTCGGTAATGCGAAGAAGCTGTACGGGATCGCCGCATGA
- a CDS encoding SDR family NAD(P)-dependent oxidoreductase: MEHPKYKIALIVGAGEGLSASLARLLSAQGIRVALAARKVEKLGALCTETGAKAYACNATEPDEVERLFGLVEREIGTPDLVVYNASGRSRGPFVDLVPAEVANAIAVSAYGGFLVAQQAAKRMLPNKHGAILFTGASASVKGYAQSAPFAMGKFALRGLAQSLARELSPQGIHIAHFVIDGGIRSAARTEPADKPDSMLDPDAIAESYWNVLQQPRSAWSWEIELRPWVEKF; encoded by the coding sequence ATGGAACACCCGAAATACAAGATCGCGCTCATCGTCGGTGCCGGCGAAGGCCTGAGCGCCTCGCTGGCGCGGCTGTTGTCCGCGCAAGGCATCCGCGTCGCGCTGGCCGCGCGCAAGGTCGAGAAGCTGGGCGCGCTCTGCACCGAGACCGGCGCGAAAGCCTATGCCTGCAACGCGACCGAGCCTGACGAGGTCGAGCGCCTGTTCGGCCTCGTCGAACGCGAGATCGGCACGCCCGACCTCGTCGTCTACAATGCCTCTGGCCGCTCGCGCGGCCCCTTCGTCGATCTCGTGCCGGCCGAGGTCGCGAACGCGATCGCGGTCAGCGCCTATGGCGGCTTCCTGGTGGCGCAGCAGGCGGCAAAACGCATGCTGCCGAACAAGCACGGCGCGATCCTGTTCACAGGCGCTTCGGCGAGCGTCAAGGGCTACGCGCAATCCGCGCCGTTCGCGATGGGCAAGTTCGCGCTGCGCGGCCTCGCGCAGAGCCTGGCGCGCGAATTGTCGCCGCAGGGCATCCACATCGCGCATTTCGTGATCGACGGCGGCATCCGCAGCGCGGCGCGGACTGAACCTGCCGACAAGCCGGATTCGATGCTCGATCCCGACGCGATCGCGGAGAGCTACTGGAACGTGCTGCAACAGCCGCGCAGCGCCTGGAGCTGGGAGATCGAGCTGCGGCCCTGGGTGGAGAAGTTTTAA
- a CDS encoding GNAT family N-acetyltransferase: MSTLRLEDLNQHSDTLRTRNGEVVDVRFVEPRDTEELQHYFRSLTTRSRYNRFFGAISELPKGLLSEFLDVGAHERFTVVATKMVDGFETIVAEARYAFHAETSTLEFGLSVDDRWQGHGIATALMKNLECRAAALGAEHMFGDTLRSNESMIALARKSGFAFVNHPDDWKLVRFDKEINVAPKDIPCASWRLAALSRQADNPSASA; this comes from the coding sequence ATGAGCACGCTTCGCCTGGAAGACCTGAATCAACATTCGGACACGCTGCGCACGCGTAACGGCGAGGTGGTCGACGTTCGCTTCGTCGAGCCGCGCGACACCGAGGAGCTTCAGCACTATTTCCGCTCGCTCACGACCCGCTCGCGCTACAACCGATTCTTCGGCGCGATCAGCGAATTGCCGAAGGGCCTGCTGAGCGAATTCCTCGACGTTGGAGCGCACGAACGATTCACGGTGGTCGCGACCAAGATGGTCGACGGTTTCGAGACCATCGTCGCCGAGGCCCGCTATGCCTTCCATGCCGAGACCTCGACGCTCGAGTTCGGCCTGTCGGTCGACGATCGCTGGCAGGGCCATGGCATCGCCACTGCGCTGATGAAGAATCTCGAATGCCGTGCCGCCGCGCTCGGCGCCGAGCACATGTTCGGCGACACGCTGCGCTCCAACGAGAGCATGATCGCGCTCGCGCGCAAATCCGGCTTTGCCTTCGTCAACCATCCCGACGACTGGAAGCTGGTGCGCTTCGACAAGGAGATCAACGTCGCGCCGAAGGACATTCCCTGCGCGAGCTGGCGCCTCGCTGCTCTTTCCCGTCAGGCCGATAACCCCTCAGCCTCGGCCTGA
- a CDS encoding DUF1127 domain-containing protein, protein MSTLTDNSMTNHHAPGLIQQIGETLHVWHERYRTRRELTNWTARDLHDVGLSWSDIAYEAEKPFWRA, encoded by the coding sequence ATGTCTACGCTGACCGACAATTCGATGACAAATCATCATGCACCCGGCCTGATCCAGCAGATCGGCGAGACGCTTCACGTCTGGCACGAGCGCTACCGGACCCGGCGCGAGCTCACCAACTGGACCGCCCGCGACCTCCACGACGTCGGGCTGTCGTGGTCCGACATTGCCTACGAGGCTGAGAAACCCTTCTGGCGGGCCTGA
- a CDS encoding LysR family transcriptional regulator, with protein sequence MRIDPSDLATFLAIARHRSFRAAATELGVTPSALSHGLRNIEERLGLRLVNRTTRSVALTEAGERLFARITPAFRDIDDALEDLNNFRGKPTGTLRFTAARQSAQLVLLPIVTRFLKEFPDVSVELVINDALIDMVAAGFDAGVRFGETIAADMIAVPIGPRHRFAVVGSPAFFKSHKAPGTPHDLKNLPCIRYRFTSGALYHWEFERGGIELAIDVTGPLTMNDQDLMVDAALDGAGLAYVFEQQVEALLAKRKLMRVLADWCPAYPGFFLYYPSRRQLPAALRAFVDFARAPAG encoded by the coding sequence ATGCGGATCGACCCGTCCGACCTCGCGACCTTCCTCGCCATTGCCCGCCACCGCAGTTTTCGCGCGGCGGCGACCGAGCTCGGCGTCACGCCGTCGGCGCTGTCGCACGGCTTGCGCAATATCGAGGAGCGGCTGGGTCTGCGGCTGGTGAATCGCACCACCCGCAGCGTGGCGCTGACCGAGGCCGGCGAGCGGTTATTCGCCCGCATCACGCCGGCCTTCCGCGATATCGACGATGCGCTGGAAGACCTCAACAATTTCCGCGGCAAGCCCACCGGGACGCTGCGCTTCACCGCCGCGCGCCAGTCGGCGCAGCTCGTGCTGCTGCCGATTGTGACGCGCTTCCTGAAGGAATTCCCCGACGTCAGCGTCGAGCTCGTCATCAACGATGCCCTGATCGACATGGTCGCGGCCGGCTTCGATGCCGGCGTGCGCTTCGGCGAGACGATCGCCGCCGACATGATCGCGGTGCCGATCGGCCCCCGGCACCGCTTCGCCGTGGTCGGCTCGCCCGCCTTCTTCAAATCGCACAAGGCCCCAGGCACGCCGCACGACCTGAAAAACCTGCCCTGCATCCGCTACCGCTTCACGTCAGGCGCGCTCTATCACTGGGAGTTCGAGCGCGGCGGCATCGAGCTCGCCATCGACGTCACCGGCCCGCTGACGATGAACGACCAGGACCTGATGGTCGATGCCGCGCTCGACGGCGCCGGCCTCGCCTATGTCTTCGAGCAGCAGGTCGAAGCGTTGCTGGCGAAACGCAAGCTAATGCGCGTGCTCGCCGACTGGTGCCCGGCCTATCCCGGCTTCTTCCTGTACTATCCGAGCCGTCGCCAATTGCCGGCCGCGCTGCGCGCGTTCGTGGATTTCGCGCGGGCGCCTGCGGGGTAG
- a CDS encoding enoyl-CoA hydratase translates to MSSETTIDTGTNELLCVIRDRVAVITLNRPEARNSLSDTLTPALRTMIRTCGESPDVGALLLTGADEAFCAGGNVKGMGAHRDPKKLEMSFDDKVADLQERQRLLTGALVSVRKPTIAALPGPAVGAGLAIAMACDIRIAAQSAFVTTGYARVALSGDYGIAWLLTRLVGTSRARELMFTGDRVDAARAEAIGLVNRVVPDDQLQAEAFALAKSLAEGPRLALRYMKDNLDEALLFDFETARDHEAERLIRLTTTADHKEAVQAFIEKRKAVFTGK, encoded by the coding sequence ATGAGCAGCGAAACCACCATCGACACCGGCACCAACGAACTCCTCTGCGTCATCCGCGACCGCGTCGCCGTGATCACGCTGAACCGGCCGGAGGCGCGCAACTCGCTGTCGGACACGCTGACGCCGGCACTGCGGACGATGATCCGCACCTGCGGCGAAAGCCCTGATGTCGGCGCGCTGCTGCTCACCGGGGCGGACGAGGCGTTCTGCGCCGGCGGCAACGTCAAGGGCATGGGCGCGCATCGCGATCCGAAGAAGCTAGAAATGTCGTTCGACGACAAGGTCGCCGATCTCCAGGAGCGGCAGCGGCTGCTCACCGGCGCGCTAGTGTCGGTACGCAAGCCGACCATCGCCGCCCTGCCCGGCCCCGCGGTTGGCGCGGGGCTCGCCATCGCGATGGCTTGCGACATCCGCATCGCCGCGCAATCGGCGTTTGTCACCACCGGCTATGCCCGGGTCGCGCTGTCCGGTGACTACGGCATCGCCTGGCTGCTGACACGGCTGGTCGGTACCTCGCGTGCGCGCGAATTGATGTTCACCGGCGACCGCGTCGATGCCGCGCGGGCCGAGGCGATCGGCCTCGTCAACCGCGTCGTGCCCGACGACCAGCTGCAGGCCGAGGCCTTCGCGCTGGCAAAGTCGCTCGCCGAAGGCCCGCGCCTCGCGCTGCGCTACATGAAGGACAATCTCGACGAGGCCCTGCTGTTCGACTTCGAGACCGCCAGGGATCATGAGGCCGAACGGCTGATCCGCCTCACCACGACCGCCGATCACAAGGAGGCGGTGCAGGCGTTCATCGAGAAGCGCAAGGCGGTGTTCACGGGAAAGTAG
- a CDS encoding oxidoreductase produces MRVWFITGASRGFGALIAEAALKAGDAVVATARDSSTVTARLGSHERLLATRLDVTSEAEAHEAAGQAVEKFGRIDILVNNAGYGLLGAIEEASNAETQKLFSTNVFGLLGVTRAVLPHMRRQRAGHVINISSVGGYAGYPGWGVYGATKFAVEGISEALAGEVAPLGIKVTVVEPGFFRTDFLDETSLSRTAQVIDDYHESVGKTRAHAADVNGGQRGDPRKLAQAFLKLVDAKNPPLRLPLGSDTVERIEAKNTFVARELAGWRSVATSTDFTDDAAK; encoded by the coding sequence ATGCGTGTCTGGTTCATCACAGGAGCATCCCGCGGATTTGGCGCACTGATCGCCGAGGCAGCCTTGAAGGCCGGCGATGCCGTGGTCGCGACCGCGCGCGATTCGTCGACCGTCACCGCACGGCTCGGCAGCCACGAGCGGCTGCTCGCCACCCGGCTCGACGTCACCAGCGAGGCCGAAGCGCATGAGGCCGCCGGCCAGGCCGTGGAGAAGTTCGGCCGCATCGACATCCTCGTCAACAATGCCGGCTACGGCCTGCTCGGCGCGATCGAGGAGGCCAGCAACGCGGAAACGCAAAAGCTGTTCAGCACGAACGTGTTCGGCCTGCTCGGTGTCACCCGCGCGGTGCTGCCGCATATGCGCCGCCAGCGCGCGGGCCACGTCATCAACATCTCGTCGGTCGGCGGCTACGCCGGCTATCCCGGCTGGGGCGTTTATGGCGCGACCAAGTTCGCGGTCGAAGGCATCAGCGAAGCGCTGGCCGGCGAAGTCGCGCCGCTCGGCATCAAGGTCACCGTGGTCGAGCCCGGCTTTTTCCGCACCGACTTCCTCGACGAGACCTCGCTGTCGCGCACCGCGCAGGTGATCGACGATTATCATGAGAGCGTCGGCAAGACCCGCGCGCACGCGGCCGACGTCAATGGCGGCCAGCGCGGCGATCCGCGCAAGCTGGCGCAGGCCTTCCTGAAGCTGGTCGATGCGAAGAATCCGCCGCTGCGGCTGCCGCTCGGCAGCGACACCGTGGAGCGGATCGAAGCCAAGAACACGTTCGTGGCGCGGGAGCTGGCAGGATGGCGGTCGGTCGCGACCTCGACCGATTTCACCGACGACGCTGCAAAGTAA